One part of the Humulus lupulus chromosome 9, drHumLupu1.1, whole genome shotgun sequence genome encodes these proteins:
- the LOC133799845 gene encoding uncharacterized protein LOC133799845, translating to MARSRGPQTRSLSAPFPAAPPLPSSPAPTTAHVPLPLPQSAATPHGMASSSLPPKGVGQPLHSSSTPIYHSLSSPAINSSFNATIAGVHGDRGVHIISTSNQCHPSQLDRMYHLGTRDNPNFLIVPKLLTRQENFQSWKRAVSISIAAKNKTPFIDGSLSRPPPSDPNFNSWVQCNNIVMAWLLQSVSQEIAAIIMFQDSARYMWHDLHERFNQGNGPRIFQLQTSVHSIKQGDSDVNTYFTRLKALWDELKEFQPIVPCSCGYTCGVIERLLGYYTRDQILQFLIGLNDSYNPIRAQILLYDPLPPLSRCSL from the coding sequence ATGGCTCGCTCAAGAGGACCCCAGACCAGAAGCTTGTCGGCGCCCTTTCCAGCTGCACCTCCGCTGCCCTCGTCTCCAGCTCCGACGACTGCTCAtgttcctcttcctcttccccaGTCGGCAGCCACTCCTCATGGTATGGCATCTTCTTCTCTCCCACCTAAAGGAGTTGGTCAGCCGCTACACTCATCCTCGACCCCCATCTACCATTCTCTCTCTTCACCGGCCATCAACTCGAGCTTCAATGCCACTATTGCCGGCGTCCATGGTGATAGGGGTGTCCATATTATTTCTACTTCAAATCAATGTCACCCTTCCCAACTTGATCGTATGTATCATTTGGGAACTAGAGACAACCCTAATTTTCTCATTGTCCCAAAACTCTTAACACGTCAAGAAAACTTTCAATCTTGGAAAAGAGCTGTCTCCATCTCCATTGCTGCCAAGAACAAAACCCCGTTCATTGATGGCTCTCTGTCCCGACCTCCTCCATCTGATCCGAACTTTAATTCTTGGGTGCAATGTAACAACATAGTCATGGCTTGGTTATTACAATCTGTCTCTCAAGAAATTGCTGCCATTATTATGTTTCAAGATTCAGCAAGATATATGTGGCATGATCTTCATGAGCGGTTCAATCAAGGAAATGGACCTAGAATTTTTCAACTTCAAACTTCGGTGCACAGCATCAAACAGGGAGATTCGGACGTCAACACCTACTTCACTCGGCTAAAGGCTCTGTGGGATGAGCTCAAAGAGTTTCAGCCTATAGTTCCATGTTCGTGTGGTTATACGTGTGGAGTTATTGAGAGACTCCTTGGGTATTACACTAGAGATCAGATTCTTCAATTCCTCATTGGCCTCAATGACTCTTATAATCCTATAAGGGCTCAGATTCTGCTCTATGATCCCCTTCCTCCTCTGTCCAGGTGTTCTCTATGA